From Streptomyces yatensis, one genomic window encodes:
- a CDS encoding TetR/AcrR family transcriptional regulator yields the protein MDTTADAPGAPRTQDRPRRPRSIRAHDAVLTATSALMREVGTAGVTIDRIAGRSGVSTATIYKHWPCKAAIMAEAFGRDAAEAVVVPDTGRPVEDLVTFATDLLTYYTSPEGGVFGQLLAACATEPQAAPYFHEFFLAPRRAALEPYWARAAEAGLTRRGVDAATATDVLLGAPAFRLMAGHESLAPEEVRKLVEYALHGLLVPAADAPETP from the coding sequence GTGGACACCACCGCCGACGCACCCGGTGCGCCCCGCACTCAGGACCGTCCCCGGCGCCCGCGCAGCATCCGGGCGCATGACGCGGTGCTGACCGCCACCAGCGCGCTCATGCGCGAGGTGGGCACGGCCGGGGTCACCATCGACCGCATCGCGGGCCGGTCGGGGGTGAGCACGGCCACCATCTACAAGCACTGGCCCTGCAAGGCGGCGATCATGGCGGAGGCGTTCGGCCGGGATGCGGCCGAGGCGGTGGTGGTCCCGGACACCGGCCGTCCCGTCGAGGATCTGGTCACCTTCGCGACCGACCTGCTGACCTACTACACCAGTCCGGAAGGCGGCGTCTTCGGCCAGTTGCTGGCCGCCTGCGCGACCGAGCCGCAGGCGGCGCCGTACTTCCACGAGTTCTTCCTGGCGCCCCGCAGGGCGGCCCTGGAGCCGTACTGGGCCCGGGCCGCCGAGGCGGGGCTGACCAGGCGGGGTGTGGACGCCGCGACGGCCACGGACGTGCTGCTGGGCGCGCCGGCGTTCCGCCTGATGGCCGGGCATGAGTCGCTGGCCCCCGAGGAGGTGCGCAAGCTGGTGGAGTACGCCCTGCACGGTCTGCTCGTCCCGGCGGCCGACGCGCCGGAGACGCCTTAG
- a CDS encoding NIPSNAP family protein: MLYELATLSLKLRTVPKALSALETYTTSDATGGRLLGCWEPEHGVIVGQLLLLRGFENAEELTEERTRVLTSADPFGIGEHLAGFQVESYAPFPFLPPVEPGHYGSVYEFRTYHLKVGGLVPTMAGWEAAVPERTRLHPLTTAMYGLDGVPRITHIWPFPDLNARLEIRRESYERGIWPPENGPENIAHATSTIALPTPISPLA, translated from the coding sequence ATGCTCTATGAACTCGCCACCCTTTCGCTCAAGCTGCGCACGGTCCCGAAGGCGCTGTCCGCGCTGGAGACCTACACCACCAGCGACGCCACCGGCGGCCGGCTGCTCGGCTGCTGGGAGCCCGAACACGGCGTCATCGTCGGGCAGTTGCTCCTGCTGCGCGGCTTCGAGAACGCCGAGGAACTCACCGAGGAGCGCACCCGCGTACTCACCAGCGCCGACCCGTTCGGCATCGGGGAGCACCTGGCCGGCTTCCAGGTGGAGAGCTACGCCCCGTTCCCCTTCCTGCCCCCGGTCGAGCCGGGCCACTACGGCTCCGTGTACGAGTTCCGCACCTACCACCTCAAGGTCGGCGGCCTGGTGCCCACCATGGCCGGCTGGGAGGCCGCGGTGCCGGAGCGCACCCGGCTCCACCCGCTGACGACCGCCATGTACGGCCTGGACGGCGTCCCCCGTATCACCCACATCTGGCCGTTCCCCGACCTCAACGCCCGGCTGGAGATCCGCCGCGAGTCCTACGAACGCGGCATCTGGCCCCCGGAGAACGGCCCGGAGAACATCGCCCACGCCACCTCCACGATCGCCCTGCCCACCCCCATCTCCCCACTGGCCTGA
- a CDS encoding LysR family transcriptional regulator yields the protein MDLNLLVALDALLEENSVTAAADRLRLSPPAMSRTLARIRRATGDDILVRAGRTMVPTPRALELREETRELVRRATAVLTPVRRLDLARLNRHFTVRGHDALLAALAAPLIARIGATAPHLHLSLLAESSADRPDLIRGQVDLEIGANEPGRPEISSEVVGSDRMVLALRREHPLAKGRVDIDKLLRMTFVTVSRRGRLHDAVDDALAERGLRRRVLASLPTSTAALDVVSRSDAVAVVAERVCRPASARLGLVTRRLPLELPPTQVVVTWHHRHDSDPAHAWLRDQVRDVLREATDGTAGRRPATGPGDPAASA from the coding sequence GTGGATCTCAACTTGCTCGTGGCGCTCGACGCGCTGCTGGAGGAGAACAGCGTGACCGCCGCGGCGGACCGGCTGCGCCTCTCGCCACCCGCCATGAGCCGGACGCTGGCCCGGATCCGGCGCGCGACCGGCGACGACATCCTGGTGCGCGCCGGCCGCACCATGGTCCCGACCCCGCGCGCGCTCGAACTGCGCGAGGAGACCCGCGAACTGGTCCGGCGGGCCACCGCCGTGCTCACCCCCGTACGCCGACTCGACCTGGCCCGCCTGAACCGGCACTTCACGGTGCGCGGTCATGACGCGCTGCTGGCGGCCCTCGCCGCCCCGCTGATCGCGAGGATCGGCGCCACGGCCCCGCACCTCCACCTGAGCCTGCTCGCCGAGTCCTCCGCCGACCGGCCCGACCTCATCCGGGGCCAGGTCGACCTGGAGATCGGCGCCAACGAGCCGGGGCGCCCGGAGATCTCCTCCGAGGTGGTGGGCAGCGACCGGATGGTCCTGGCCCTGCGGCGGGAGCATCCCCTCGCCAAGGGCAGGGTCGACATCGACAAGCTCCTCCGTATGACCTTCGTGACCGTCTCGCGCCGGGGCCGGCTGCACGACGCCGTCGACGACGCGCTTGCCGAACGCGGCCTGCGGAGGCGGGTGCTCGCGTCCCTGCCGACGAGCACCGCGGCGCTGGACGTGGTCTCCCGCTCGGACGCCGTGGCCGTCGTCGCCGAGCGGGTCTGCCGGCCCGCCTCGGCGCGGCTCGGCCTGGTCACCCGGCGGCTCCCACTGGAGCTGCCGCCGACCCAGGTGGTCGTCACCTGGCATCACCGGCACGACAGCGATCCCGCGCATGCGTGGCTGCGCGACCAGGTGCGGGACGTGCTCCGCGAGGCGACCGACGGCACGGCCGGGCGCCGGCCCGCGACCGGGCCCGGTGACCCGGCCGCATCCGCGTGA
- a CDS encoding alpha-glucosidase/alpha-galactosidase, with product MTNPKIVLIGAGSVVFTQGLLADLFAFPELKTARIALHDIDAERLATAEAAARYIAERRGADAHITAHADRRAALDGADFVINLVQIGMGEATRTDFEIPARHGVRQTIGDTLGVGGIFRALRTFPFLKALGEDIAAVCPAAWLLNYTNPMAMNVQYLTAATGLTRVVGLCHSVYWTMHDLCALLNVPFDEITYRAAGVNHQAWVLRFEHDGTDLYPRLDALIAENEQLRRRVRVDMYRRLGHYPTETSEHSSEYVPWYLHHDSEIERLRLPIGAYLGIVDENVAAYERTRDDLAAGACIDVEGTMEYAPQIIHSMVTGTPRTVYGNVPNHGLIENLPAHGVVEVPCLVDRSGVQPTRAGALPPQLAALNRTYLSMNDLVVRAALEDEPRHIRHAAMTDPATAAALRVEQIWELCDDMVRAHAERLQPGLRATLGS from the coding sequence ATGACCAATCCCAAAATCGTGCTGATCGGCGCCGGAAGCGTCGTCTTCACCCAGGGCCTGCTGGCGGACCTCTTCGCCTTCCCGGAGCTGAAGACCGCGCGGATCGCCCTGCACGACATCGACGCGGAACGCCTGGCCACCGCCGAGGCCGCCGCCCGGTACATCGCCGAGCGGCGGGGCGCCGACGCGCACATCACCGCACACGCCGACCGGCGCGCGGCACTCGACGGCGCCGACTTCGTCATCAACCTCGTCCAGATCGGCATGGGGGAGGCCACCCGCACCGACTTCGAGATCCCCGCGCGCCACGGTGTGCGGCAGACCATCGGCGACACCCTCGGCGTCGGCGGCATCTTCCGCGCCCTGCGCACCTTCCCGTTCCTCAAGGCGCTCGGCGAGGACATCGCCGCCGTATGCCCCGCGGCATGGCTGCTCAACTACACCAACCCGATGGCCATGAACGTGCAGTACCTCACCGCGGCCACCGGCCTGACCCGGGTGGTCGGCCTCTGCCATTCGGTGTACTGGACCATGCACGACCTGTGCGCCCTGCTGAACGTCCCCTTCGACGAGATCACCTACCGCGCCGCCGGGGTCAACCACCAGGCGTGGGTGCTCCGTTTCGAGCACGACGGCACCGACCTGTACCCCCGGCTGGACGCGCTGATCGCCGAGAACGAGCAGCTGCGGCGCCGGGTGCGCGTCGACATGTACCGGCGGCTCGGCCACTACCCGACCGAGACCAGCGAGCACTCCTCCGAGTATGTGCCCTGGTATCTGCACCACGACAGCGAGATCGAGCGGCTGCGGCTGCCCATCGGCGCCTATCTCGGCATCGTGGACGAGAACGTCGCCGCCTACGAGCGGACCCGCGACGACCTCGCGGCCGGTGCCTGCATCGACGTCGAGGGGACCATGGAGTACGCCCCGCAGATCATCCACTCGATGGTGACCGGCACCCCCAGGACCGTCTACGGCAATGTGCCCAACCACGGCCTCATCGAGAACCTCCCCGCCCACGGCGTGGTCGAGGTGCCGTGTCTGGTCGACCGGTCCGGTGTCCAGCCGACCCGGGCCGGAGCGCTGCCCCCGCAGCTCGCCGCGCTCAACCGCACCTACCTCAGCATGAACGACCTCGTGGTGCGCGCCGCCCTGGAGGACGAGCCGCGCCACATCCGGCACGCCGCCATGACCGACCCGGCGACCGCCGCCGCCCTGCGCGTCGAGCAGATCTGGGAGCTGTGCGACGACATGGTGCGCGCACACGCCGAACGGCTGCAGCCCGGGCTGCGCGCCACCCTCGGCAGCTGA
- a CDS encoding carbohydrate kinase family protein — translation MPPTFDLLVIGDANPDVIVGPLTTPLAFGQREQLIDSGALTLGGSAAITACGAARLGLRVAFAGRVGDDGAGHYMRDRLAAQGVDISGLHLDPSLPTPLTVIVTRGEDRAILTAPGTLAATSGRDVPEHLLTSARHVHAASYFLLPGLAADLPGLFDTARAAGVTTSLDTNDDPSGRWDRAALAPVLARTDILLPNAAEAHRLAGTDGTSVAAAAELLAHQVPLVAVKNGADGALCHDGRTLLTTAGIRVTPKDAVGAGDSFNAGFLAARLAGRPIAEALDLAAACGALSTRAAGGTTAQPTWEEALTHLTVNGDSPS, via the coding sequence ATGCCGCCCACCTTCGACCTGCTCGTCATCGGGGACGCCAACCCGGACGTCATCGTCGGACCGCTCACCACCCCACTCGCCTTCGGCCAGCGCGAACAGCTCATCGACAGCGGCGCGCTCACCCTCGGCGGCTCCGCCGCGATCACCGCGTGCGGCGCCGCCCGGCTGGGGCTGCGGGTGGCCTTCGCCGGACGCGTCGGGGACGACGGCGCCGGACACTACATGCGCGACCGCCTCGCGGCACAAGGCGTCGACATCAGCGGGCTGCACCTGGACCCGAGCCTGCCGACACCGCTCACCGTCATCGTGACCCGCGGGGAGGACCGGGCCATCCTCACCGCGCCGGGCACCCTCGCCGCGACCTCGGGGCGCGATGTGCCCGAGCACCTGCTGACCTCGGCCCGGCACGTCCACGCCGCGTCCTACTTCCTGCTGCCGGGGCTCGCCGCCGATCTGCCGGGCCTCTTCGACACCGCCCGCGCGGCGGGCGTCACCACCTCGCTCGACACCAACGACGACCCCTCCGGCCGATGGGACCGCGCGGCGCTGGCGCCCGTGCTCGCCCGGACCGACATCCTGCTGCCCAACGCCGCCGAGGCGCACCGGCTGGCCGGCACCGACGGCACATCCGTCGCGGCCGCCGCCGAACTCCTCGCGCACCAGGTGCCGCTGGTGGCCGTCAAGAACGGTGCGGACGGCGCCCTGTGCCACGACGGCCGGACCCTGCTCACCACCGCCGGCATCCGCGTGACACCAAAGGACGCCGTCGGCGCGGGCGACAGTTTCAACGCGGGCTTCCTCGCCGCACGGCTCGCGGGCCGGCCCATCGCCGAGGCACTCGACCTCGCCGCCGCCTGCGGTGCGCTGTCCACCCGCGCCGCGGGCGGCACCACCGCCCAGCCCACCTGGGAAGAAGCCCTCACCCACCTCACCGTCAACGGAGACAGCCCGTCATGA
- a CDS encoding carbohydrate ABC transporter permease — protein MTDLSHLPGSATDRLRPVGRTTGEPVARPRRRFRLPFSPWHLLLAPLALLFAVPLIWLGLSSVMSDAEINRFPPALWPSGIHLGGYRFVLGNAMFPRWFANSLIVSAVAVVSNLLLGTLGGYAFARMRFGGSRVLLVLMLATMAIPFQLTMIPTFLVMRKLGLVDTLGALIVPSLVTPFAVFLLRQFFLSLPRELEEAAWIDGCSRLRVLFQIVVPLSRPALSTVAVLTFLTTWNDLSWPLIALNHDANYTLQLGLTTFRGQHHTQWSAVMAGNVITVLPVLLAFLAAQKTFVRSITSTGLKG, from the coding sequence ATGACGGACCTGTCCCACCTCCCCGGGAGCGCCACCGACCGGCTCCGGCCGGTCGGCCGGACCACCGGGGAGCCCGTGGCCCGCCCACGGCGCCGGTTCCGGCTGCCGTTCAGCCCGTGGCATCTGCTGCTCGCGCCACTGGCGCTGCTCTTCGCCGTGCCGCTGATCTGGCTGGGGCTCAGTTCCGTGATGAGCGACGCGGAGATCAACCGGTTCCCGCCGGCGCTCTGGCCCTCCGGGATCCATCTGGGCGGCTACCGCTTCGTCCTCGGCAACGCGATGTTCCCGCGCTGGTTCGCCAACTCCCTGATCGTCTCGGCCGTCGCGGTCGTGTCGAACCTGCTGCTGGGGACGCTGGGCGGCTACGCCTTCGCCCGGATGCGGTTCGGCGGGTCCCGGGTGCTGCTGGTCCTGATGCTGGCCACCATGGCCATCCCATTCCAGCTGACGATGATCCCGACCTTTCTGGTCATGCGGAAGCTGGGCCTCGTCGACACCCTCGGGGCGCTGATCGTGCCGTCCCTGGTGACGCCGTTCGCGGTGTTCCTGCTGCGGCAGTTCTTCCTCTCCCTGCCCAGGGAACTGGAGGAGGCCGCCTGGATCGACGGGTGTTCGCGGCTGCGGGTGCTGTTCCAGATCGTGGTCCCGCTGTCCCGCCCCGCGCTGAGCACCGTCGCCGTCCTCACCTTCCTCACCACCTGGAACGACCTGTCGTGGCCGCTCATCGCCCTGAACCACGACGCCAACTACACCCTCCAACTGGGCCTGACCACCTTCCGGGGCCAGCACCACACCCAGTGGTCGGCCGTGATGGCGGGAAACGTCATCACCGTCCTGCCGGTGCTGCTCGCTTTCCTCGCGGCCCAGAAGACCTTCGTCCGGTCCATCACCTCCACCGGCCTCAAGGGCTGA
- a CDS encoding carbohydrate ABC transporter permease: MSRLPTPITRPAPRTPAGPARRRGRREAATAWAFVLPSVLVILGLSVVPVLWSLLLSFQYSDLLTPSVWVGWDNYRQLADDPQFAQAVRNTLVYTALYVPLSIGLGLALALVLNRRIRFSGLYRTLLFVPFVVSAAAQGVLFSFILDPEFGAANALLHRLGLSPQGFLSDPAQALLVLVAISLWSGTGFCVVIYLAALQDVPKELIEAATLDGAERRHVLRHVTLPTIAPVSVFLLLWQTISALQVFDLVYVTTKGGPLGSTTVIVYFVWEQAFRNFTAGYGAAAAYVLGVALLVVAAGLRLVRRRDDRRIEGATS; this comes from the coding sequence ATGTCCCGTCTGCCCACCCCCATCACCCGCCCGGCGCCGCGAACACCGGCCGGGCCCGCACGCCGCAGGGGCCGCCGGGAGGCCGCGACGGCCTGGGCGTTCGTCCTCCCCTCCGTCCTGGTCATCCTGGGCCTGAGCGTCGTCCCCGTCCTGTGGTCGCTGCTGCTGTCGTTCCAGTACAGCGACCTCCTCACCCCGAGCGTCTGGGTGGGCTGGGACAACTACCGCCAGCTCGCGGACGATCCGCAGTTCGCCCAGGCCGTGCGCAACACCCTGGTGTACACCGCGCTGTATGTGCCGCTGAGCATCGGCCTGGGACTGGCGCTCGCGCTGGTCCTCAACCGCCGCATCCGGTTCTCCGGGCTGTACCGCACCCTGCTCTTCGTGCCGTTCGTGGTCTCCGCCGCCGCCCAGGGCGTCCTGTTCTCCTTCATCCTCGACCCGGAGTTCGGCGCGGCCAACGCGCTGCTGCACCGGCTCGGGCTCTCCCCACAGGGGTTCCTGTCCGATCCGGCCCAGGCCCTGCTGGTCCTGGTGGCCATCTCGTTGTGGAGCGGCACCGGCTTCTGCGTCGTGATCTACCTCGCCGCCCTCCAGGACGTACCCAAGGAACTCATCGAGGCCGCCACCCTCGACGGCGCGGAACGCCGCCATGTGCTGCGCCATGTCACCCTGCCCACCATCGCGCCGGTCAGTGTGTTCCTGCTGCTCTGGCAGACGATCAGCGCGCTGCAGGTCTTCGACCTGGTGTACGTGACGACGAAGGGCGGTCCGCTCGGATCCACCACCGTGATCGTCTACTTCGTGTGGGAGCAGGCCTTCCGTAACTTCACCGCCGGATACGGGGCCGCGGCGGCCTACGTCCTCGGCGTCGCCCTGCTCGTGGTCGCCGCCGGGCTGCGGCTGGTCCGGCGCCGCGACGACCGCCGCATCGAGGGAGCCACGTCATGA
- a CDS encoding ABC transporter substrate-binding protein, translated as MDAVRSGRGGPSRRGILRGGGALALTAAAGTAVAGCGTGLGVDSDGTVHIEVWHGQNGPSLKAFKRLVATFHRSHPGIRVDIGGGVLADDMLQKVMAGLVAQSPPDVAYIFGSDLASVARSPQLADMTSVVESQPVPWNQYWPAAREGVMVDGVVRAVPAVLDSLAVVCNKKLFREARLELPAPGWTWQDFIDMARKLTDRGKGTFGTGWPGAGDEDTVWRMWPMIWDLGGEVIAKGKREIGFAGEPGVRSLDVLAALARDRSVYVDPKPGGEQMYQAFATGRLGMVGTGPWQLPDIRQAKIDYHVVPLPGFHGRSVTISGPDTWSVFDNGSARLKAARTFIGWLMEPEQAYQWDSEAGSLPQSRAAERRPKWRKHAAEVPGLSVFTEVLQTARVRPVDRAYPKISMPFGEAITAVLLGKSTPAKALRRCADEANAAMAKVR; from the coding sequence ATGGACGCGGTCCGCAGCGGCCGGGGCGGGCCCTCGCGCCGTGGCATCCTGCGCGGTGGCGGCGCGCTGGCGCTCACCGCGGCAGCGGGTACGGCGGTGGCGGGATGCGGGACCGGCCTGGGCGTGGACTCCGACGGAACCGTCCACATCGAGGTGTGGCACGGGCAGAACGGCCCCTCGCTGAAGGCGTTCAAACGGCTCGTGGCCACCTTCCACCGAAGCCACCCCGGGATACGGGTCGACATCGGCGGCGGGGTGCTGGCCGACGACATGCTGCAGAAGGTGATGGCCGGTCTCGTCGCCCAGTCGCCACCCGACGTGGCCTACATCTTCGGCTCCGACCTGGCGAGCGTCGCCAGAAGTCCCCAGCTCGCGGACATGACATCGGTCGTGGAGTCCCAGCCGGTGCCCTGGAACCAGTACTGGCCGGCCGCCCGGGAGGGCGTCATGGTCGACGGTGTGGTCCGTGCGGTGCCCGCGGTGCTGGACTCGCTCGCCGTGGTGTGCAACAAGAAGCTCTTCCGCGAGGCCCGGCTGGAGCTGCCCGCACCGGGCTGGACCTGGCAGGACTTCATCGACATGGCCCGGAAGCTCACCGACCGCGGCAAGGGCACGTTCGGCACCGGCTGGCCCGGCGCGGGCGACGAGGACACGGTGTGGCGGATGTGGCCCATGATCTGGGACCTGGGCGGTGAGGTCATCGCCAAGGGCAAGCGGGAGATCGGATTCGCGGGCGAACCCGGTGTCCGCTCCCTCGATGTGCTCGCCGCGCTCGCCCGGGACCGCAGCGTCTACGTCGACCCCAAGCCCGGCGGTGAGCAGATGTACCAGGCGTTCGCCACCGGCCGGCTGGGCATGGTCGGCACCGGCCCCTGGCAGCTGCCCGACATCCGCCAGGCGAAGATCGACTATCACGTCGTCCCGCTGCCCGGCTTCCACGGCCGGTCGGTGACGATCTCAGGACCCGACACCTGGAGCGTGTTCGACAACGGCTCCGCGCGGCTGAAGGCCGCCCGGACCTTCATCGGCTGGCTCATGGAGCCCGAACAGGCCTACCAGTGGGACTCCGAGGCGGGCAGCCTGCCGCAGAGCCGGGCCGCCGAGCGCCGACCGAAGTGGCGGAAGCACGCGGCCGAGGTGCCCGGTCTCTCGGTGTTCACCGAGGTGCTTCAGACCGCGCGGGTACGGCCCGTCGACCGGGCCTACCCCAAGATCTCCATGCCGTTCGGCGAGGCCATCACCGCCGTCCTGCTCGGGAAGAGCACCCCGGCGAAGGCGCTGCGGCGGTGCGCGGACGAAGCCAACGCCGCCATGGCCAAGGTGCGTTGA